From Psychroflexus torquis ATCC 700755, the proteins below share one genomic window:
- a CDS encoding DUF4870 domain-containing protein: protein MINYGKKEDSKLLVLMHLSVITYLVIPIGNILIPLIFWISKKEKIVDLDDKGTRLLNF from the coding sequence ATTATTAATTACGGCAAAAAAGAGGATTCAAAGCTTCTCGTACTCATGCATTTATCAGTCATTACCTATTTGGTTATTCCAATTGGAAATATTTTAATTCCGTTAATTTTTTGGATTTCTAAAAAAGAAAAAATTGTAGATCTAGATGATAAAGGAACTCGTTTATTGAATTTTTAA